One window of Cohnella hashimotonis genomic DNA carries:
- a CDS encoding ABC transporter substrate-binding protein yields MKKTMSLFLLTGLAGGLLSGCGNSGGNASPQASGSSASATSQASEAASTTPAKKNITLSYLASQDWIKDPEMKLAEKFEEQTGIHIDYQIVPSDQYSNVLKAKLASGEAPDIFGGQSGKFDLGPLYDVEHNAVDLSNEEWVKREDPLFIEQSSWKSKVYALTVWDPSSSWIMVYNKPIFAELGLSVPKSYEEFLKACEAIKASGVTPIYEPVSDGWHHTLWFPEIGVRYEELDAGLADKLINNSEKFENASVLEQSLSQFSELVQKGYFGEYAFSNTYADTEKNMAGGKYAMTLYNIGLPAQIEQAVPGSKASDYGFFPIPLMDNQDLNVNPAAPSKFISTSSKHVEEAKQYFAFLTEQENLQYLLDNEPKFTTLNFKDITPKFNDEQKAFFDTYGKTTGTVYQTAINYVNPQWMDIGKDMAAMMNKQMTPKDILKNIDKRREQQAKTAGDSNWK; encoded by the coding sequence ATGAAAAAAACAATGAGTCTTTTTCTGTTGACTGGACTGGCAGGAGGGCTGCTGAGCGGCTGCGGCAATTCTGGCGGAAATGCTTCGCCGCAAGCGTCAGGTTCGTCCGCGAGCGCCACGAGCCAGGCGAGCGAGGCGGCCAGCACCACGCCAGCGAAGAAAAACATAACGTTGTCATACCTGGCGAGCCAGGATTGGATCAAGGACCCGGAAATGAAGCTGGCCGAAAAGTTCGAGGAGCAGACAGGTATCCATATCGATTACCAGATCGTACCGTCGGATCAATACAGCAACGTGCTCAAGGCGAAGCTGGCCTCGGGCGAAGCGCCCGACATTTTCGGCGGGCAGAGCGGCAAGTTCGATCTGGGTCCGCTATACGACGTAGAGCACAACGCGGTCGACCTGTCGAACGAGGAATGGGTTAAAAGGGAAGACCCGCTCTTTATCGAGCAATCGTCCTGGAAATCCAAGGTCTATGCGCTCACCGTCTGGGACCCCAGCTCGAGCTGGATCATGGTGTACAACAAACCGATATTCGCTGAGCTCGGTCTGAGCGTTCCGAAAAGCTACGAGGAGTTCCTCAAAGCGTGCGAAGCGATCAAAGCTTCCGGCGTAACGCCGATTTACGAGCCCGTATCGGACGGCTGGCATCACACGCTCTGGTTTCCCGAGATCGGCGTACGATACGAGGAGCTCGACGCGGGACTTGCCGACAAGCTGATCAACAACAGCGAGAAATTCGAAAATGCTTCCGTACTCGAGCAGTCGCTTTCCCAATTTAGCGAATTGGTACAAAAGGGGTATTTCGGCGAATACGCATTCTCCAATACGTACGCTGACACGGAAAAGAACATGGCCGGCGGCAAATACGCCATGACGCTCTACAATATCGGACTTCCCGCTCAGATCGAGCAAGCGGTTCCGGGCAGCAAGGCTTCCGATTACGGCTTCTTCCCGATTCCGCTCATGGACAATCAGGATCTGAACGTCAATCCTGCCGCTCCAAGCAAGTTCATCTCCACCAGCTCCAAGCATGTTGAAGAAGCCAAGCAATACTTTGCATTTCTGACTGAGCAAGAAAATCTGCAGTACCTGCTCGATAACGAACCCAAGTTCACGACACTGAACTTCAAGGATATCACCCCCAAGTTCAACGATGAGCAAAAAGCGTTCTTCGATACGTACGGCAAGACGACCGGAACGGTCTATCAAACCGCAATCAATTATGTAAATCCGCAATGGATGGATATCGGCAAGGATATGGCGGCTATGATGAACAAACAAATGACGCCGAAGGATATCCTGAAAAACATCGACAAGCGGAGAGAACAGCAGGCGAAGACGGCCGGCGATTCGAACTGGAAGTAA
- a CDS encoding carbohydrate ABC transporter permease — protein sequence MTRRMYPFYFIAIALAFYVVFTVVPSLMGIYLSFTDWNSYVKTIRFIGLDNYSTIFSSDENYMHGIRNTVVFTVATIVLKTIIGLLLALMVNKGIRLKSFHRVILFMPSVIPMLVVGIIFKSIYDPQYGLINETLRAVGLSSWTQHWLTDIQWAFKSVIAVDVWKGAGYIMVILLAGLQAISHSYYEAADIDGAGVWKKLRYITLPLLMPSLTVTTVLNLLYGLKIFDTVYVLTNGGPGYATDVVYTQVFSQFSLGSYGVGTALITVLFVIMTILGFFAIKLMSREEQG from the coding sequence ATGACCAGACGAATGTATCCATTTTATTTTATTGCGATCGCCTTGGCGTTCTACGTCGTGTTTACCGTCGTTCCCAGCTTGATGGGCATCTATTTGTCGTTTACGGATTGGAACAGCTACGTCAAAACGATCCGCTTCATAGGACTGGATAATTACAGCACGATTTTCTCATCCGACGAGAACTACATGCATGGCATTCGGAATACGGTGGTCTTCACGGTGGCCACGATCGTCCTCAAGACGATCATCGGATTGCTGCTTGCCCTGATGGTGAACAAAGGAATCCGGCTAAAGAGCTTTCATCGCGTCATCCTTTTTATGCCCTCTGTGATTCCGATGCTCGTAGTCGGCATCATTTTCAAATCGATCTATGATCCGCAATACGGACTGATCAACGAGACACTGAGGGCGGTAGGATTGTCGTCTTGGACGCAGCATTGGCTGACGGACATTCAATGGGCGTTCAAATCCGTTATCGCGGTCGACGTCTGGAAAGGCGCGGGCTATATCATGGTCATCCTGCTGGCCGGCCTGCAGGCGATCTCCCACTCTTATTACGAAGCAGCGGATATCGACGGAGCCGGTGTCTGGAAAAAACTCCGTTATATTACCCTTCCTTTGCTGATGCCTTCCTTGACCGTGACGACAGTGCTCAATCTGTTATACGGCCTGAAAATATTCGATACGGTGTACGTCCTTACAAACGGAGGTCCCGGTTATGCGACCGACGTGGTCTATACGCAGGTATTCAGTCAGTTTTCTCTCGGAAGCTATGGCGTCGGCACGGCATTAATCACCGTTCTGTTTGTCATTATGACGATACTGGGCTTCTTTGCCATCAAGCTTATGTCAAGAGAGGAACAAGGCTGA
- a CDS encoding sensor histidine kinase codes for MKLIRKPRSIRSILFLTYSSIIVIGIAILFALFYVWSSGLLKTQAFNSISELSSTLQTQLDLEIQKLDSVSVSILYSNLITDRISAYETPGTDNLNPLSSEQSGSRYNKTDTALYDILVALVGPSYPVQQVYLHLFSGISIGVGFDNSQKKSDVANQPWYTAVERDKRTKVITLSKTGDGVLGLKNNVSVSLLRHFSDKYNAPKGIVEVRQSYSKVFSGVIRQTKENPSLEQVLIYTNEGEIVYPYEYTEQDKQIVDQILRLPPDSLIAGQPTFISNSLTSDKDLLTIKHSDLTNWNIAVMISNKNLLSPLNRFTKIAILATLILLIFLIVLSFVASKRITRPLSSLNKTIKSISLESLVTGTTAELNSGLNEWDRLNASFVKMNGRLKESFDQLLLSRTHEMQAKMTALQSQMNPHFLYNSLATISAMAYEQLNEQIIALCDNLSDMMRYISADESSLVDIQTEINYTEMYLNCMKLRYGDMLACSIVLPASIQSIQIPKIIIQPLVENAIKYGTKTSPPWEISIRGTVADRRWLIEVTDNGPGFNDQELTRFYAQVEEMERSQVLPALKLHGMGLLNIYIRLNLQYGNQMYFQIRNLPDRGAVVTIGGPLHSK; via the coding sequence ATGAAGCTGATCCGCAAGCCTCGTTCAATTCGTTCGATCTTATTTCTTACCTACTCGTCGATCATCGTCATCGGCATCGCGATCCTGTTTGCGCTTTTTTATGTCTGGTCCTCCGGCTTACTGAAAACCCAAGCTTTTAATTCCATATCCGAGTTATCGTCGACGCTTCAGACGCAGTTGGACCTGGAGATCCAGAAGCTGGACTCCGTCTCGGTGAGCATCTTGTACTCCAACCTCATTACAGATCGAATCTCGGCCTATGAGACGCCCGGCACCGATAATTTGAATCCGCTCTCTTCGGAGCAAAGCGGCAGCCGTTACAATAAAACGGACACCGCCCTTTACGATATACTTGTGGCCCTTGTCGGCCCTTCTTATCCGGTCCAGCAAGTATATTTGCATTTATTCTCCGGCATCTCAATCGGGGTCGGCTTTGACAACAGCCAGAAAAAGTCCGATGTCGCAAACCAGCCCTGGTACACGGCCGTGGAGAGAGACAAACGAACGAAAGTCATCACCCTGTCCAAGACTGGCGACGGTGTCCTTGGCTTGAAAAATAATGTATCCGTTTCCCTGCTTCGTCATTTTTCCGACAAGTATAATGCGCCGAAGGGCATCGTAGAGGTGCGGCAGAGCTACAGCAAAGTGTTCAGCGGCGTCATCAGGCAAACCAAGGAAAATCCTTCGCTTGAACAAGTTCTTATCTATACGAATGAAGGCGAAATCGTCTATCCATACGAATACACGGAACAAGACAAGCAGATCGTCGATCAGATTCTACGCCTGCCGCCCGACAGCTTGATTGCAGGCCAGCCTACGTTCATTTCAAATTCTCTAACCAGCGATAAAGACCTGCTCACCATCAAGCATTCCGATCTGACGAACTGGAATATCGCAGTCATGATCTCGAACAAAAACTTGCTTTCGCCGCTCAATAGATTTACTAAAATCGCCATTTTGGCTACGCTCATTCTCTTGATTTTTCTCATCGTATTGTCGTTCGTCGCCTCCAAGAGAATCACTCGTCCTTTAAGCTCGCTCAACAAGACGATCAAATCCATCAGTCTGGAATCCCTCGTAACCGGTACCACGGCCGAACTCAACAGCGGACTGAACGAATGGGACCGATTGAATGCATCGTTCGTCAAAATGAACGGCAGGCTCAAAGAATCTTTTGATCAACTGCTCCTTTCTCGAACACATGAGATGCAAGCTAAAATGACAGCGCTGCAATCGCAAATGAACCCGCATTTTCTGTATAATTCACTGGCCACGATTAGCGCCATGGCCTACGAGCAATTGAATGAACAAATCATCGCCCTGTGCGACAATCTATCCGACATGATGAGATATATCTCAGCCGATGAATCCTCCTTGGTCGATATACAGACCGAGATTAACTACACCGAAATGTACTTAAATTGCATGAAGCTTCGCTACGGAGACATGCTGGCTTGCTCGATCGTACTGCCCGCTTCGATTCAATCGATCCAGATTCCCAAGATTATCATTCAACCGTTGGTCGAGAATGCGATCAAGTACGGCACCAAAACGAGCCCGCCTTGGGAAATATCGATTCGCGGCACCGTTGCCGATCGGCGCTGGCTGATCGAAGTCACGGATAACGGCCCCGGCTTCAACGATCAAGAATTAACGAGGTTTTATGCGCAGGTGGAGGAAATGGAGCGGAGTCAGGTGCTCCCCGCGCTGAAGTTGCACGGCATGGGACTGCTCAATATTTACATCCGATTGAACCTGCAATATGGAAACCAAATGTATTTCCAAATTCGCAACTTGCCGGACCGAGGGGCTGTCGTCACGATTGGCGGTCCCTTACACTCGAAGTAA